In one Halosimplex halophilum genomic region, the following are encoded:
- a CDS encoding molybdopterin-containing oxidoreductase family protein, with amino-acid sequence MTLSRRDFLAAAGAGSVGALVGTAWGATQAVDPVTSVDNPLKSYPNRDWEQVYHDIYEYDAVDWTVCHPNCTQSCALNFYMKNGVPIRAEQVYHNEEPSVGPSGYEDAGVSQHWNPRGCMKGLTLHRRTFEPSRIKYPMVRKGWDPDDPSPEGRGEDEFERVSWEEAVDLIAEKMANLEDTKHFQIFNAIKADGLFTRHGAGRRLASIFGGCEWTEYDWYADLPPGHVMTTGYQTSDSDASAWRQADYTIIQGKNLIHNKLADNHWLQESRERGGKMVGVYPDYSPTVQKCDRWLPIRPGSDPALPLGFAHVIIDEELYDESFMRGYTSLPLLVREDDGKYLRAHEVFEDVEPPEGGVEGEPGHHVEGDWGQFVALGEDGDLYAVDREAVGAETPADPQLEVETDVELADGSTVPVRSDFARQKANVMENYSPEQVEEITTIPAEALRTTAREFADAEKGQWFTGEGINHWFYGASEVQRGIFFVQAMLGNIGERGAGYYNYSGQYKIELLDGYPEYVNPDGHKAHGMYPGHAFAFFGGETLDPHAIRGDEERELDLVPHGDKDEPVLPEGTDSYTMARPEVLWTMNCNLLNQTKHQEHVMNNFVKHPDTANELFIVSDMHMTYSARHADIVLPAPSWLECEYPDITVGPENPFVHMDHGVMDPIYDTKQDGEVVAMVAEKLDEKIPPEERNVDSYREYFAEFLDEDGDPTRYIQEAFDAGITTQDIDVEDLRDGPERLNLKTYPRIPFYSQVNDDRPFYTKTGRIEFHKEEDRFIELGRDDIDHFESPEGTPYDTGETWEDAKGGTNDLYEDGYQFHYNTPHPKYRTHSSWGMTDWNLIWASRDFGSPNADPEGTERLVDDFSFPTGDGEADTAPPLGEAFVEMHPSDAADIGVENGDYVKITGDRGDLVIRVMVSDRQRPSDAGDVGQLTIWHGWWEQHFPDESDDEDDVVGYNVATNIWLDPILETDDVVHKPTFGDPNVSDLVDEGISWHGSAFAQGYEEAVWGPTGVERDALVKVEKYEEADWKPADARQDDAFQSYVSGSLQDGSSGANGSNATTTESDD; translated from the coding sequence GTGACGCTGTCCCGACGCGACTTCCTGGCGGCCGCCGGCGCCGGGAGCGTCGGCGCCCTGGTCGGGACCGCCTGGGGGGCGACCCAGGCGGTCGACCCCGTCACGTCCGTCGACAACCCCCTGAAATCCTACCCCAACCGCGACTGGGAGCAGGTGTACCACGACATCTACGAGTACGACGCGGTCGACTGGACGGTCTGTCACCCCAACTGTACCCAGTCGTGCGCGCTGAACTTCTACATGAAAAACGGCGTCCCCATCCGGGCCGAGCAGGTCTACCACAACGAGGAGCCCTCGGTCGGCCCGTCGGGCTACGAGGACGCCGGCGTCTCTCAGCACTGGAACCCCCGCGGGTGCATGAAGGGGCTGACGCTGCACCGCCGCACCTTCGAGCCCTCGCGGATCAAGTACCCGATGGTCCGCAAGGGGTGGGACCCCGACGACCCCAGCCCCGAGGGCCGCGGCGAGGACGAGTTCGAGCGCGTCTCCTGGGAGGAGGCCGTCGATCTGATCGCCGAGAAGATGGCCAACCTGGAGGACACGAAGCACTTCCAGATCTTCAACGCCATCAAGGCCGACGGGCTGTTCACCCGCCACGGCGCGGGCCGGCGGCTGGCCTCCATCTTCGGGGGCTGCGAGTGGACGGAGTACGACTGGTACGCCGACCTGCCGCCGGGCCACGTGATGACCACCGGCTACCAGACTTCGGACTCGGACGCCTCCGCGTGGCGCCAGGCGGACTACACCATCATCCAGGGGAAGAACCTCATCCACAACAAGCTCGCGGACAACCACTGGCTGCAGGAGAGCCGCGAGCGCGGCGGGAAGATGGTCGGCGTCTACCCCGACTACTCCCCGACGGTCCAGAAGTGCGACCGCTGGCTCCCCATCCGGCCGGGCAGCGACCCCGCGCTCCCGCTCGGGTTCGCCCACGTCATCATCGACGAGGAGCTCTACGACGAGTCGTTCATGCGGGGGTACACCAGCCTGCCACTGCTCGTCCGCGAGGACGACGGCAAGTACCTGCGCGCCCACGAGGTCTTCGAGGACGTGGAACCGCCGGAGGGCGGCGTCGAGGGCGAACCCGGTCACCACGTCGAGGGCGACTGGGGACAGTTCGTCGCCCTGGGCGAGGACGGCGACCTGTACGCCGTCGACCGCGAGGCGGTCGGCGCGGAGACCCCGGCCGACCCGCAGCTGGAGGTCGAGACGGACGTGGAACTCGCGGACGGGTCGACCGTCCCGGTCCGGTCTGACTTCGCCCGCCAGAAGGCCAACGTCATGGAGAACTACTCGCCCGAACAGGTCGAGGAGATCACCACGATCCCCGCCGAGGCGCTGCGGACGACCGCCCGGGAGTTCGCCGACGCCGAGAAGGGCCAGTGGTTCACCGGCGAGGGGATCAACCACTGGTTCTACGGCGCCAGCGAGGTCCAGCGGGGCATCTTCTTCGTGCAGGCGATGCTCGGCAACATCGGCGAGCGCGGGGCCGGCTACTACAACTACTCGGGGCAGTACAAGATCGAACTGCTGGACGGCTACCCCGAGTACGTCAACCCGGACGGCCACAAGGCCCACGGGATGTACCCCGGTCACGCCTTCGCCTTCTTCGGCGGCGAGACGCTGGACCCCCACGCCATCCGCGGCGACGAGGAGCGCGAACTCGACCTGGTCCCCCACGGCGACAAGGACGAACCGGTCCTGCCCGAGGGGACCGACTCCTACACGATGGCCAGGCCGGAGGTCCTCTGGACGATGAACTGCAACCTCCTGAACCAGACCAAACACCAGGAGCACGTGATGAACAACTTCGTGAAACACCCCGACACCGCCAACGAGTTGTTCATCGTCTCGGACATGCACATGACCTACTCCGCGCGCCACGCGGACATCGTGCTCCCGGCCCCCTCCTGGCTGGAGTGCGAGTACCCCGACATCACCGTCGGTCCGGAGAACCCGTTCGTCCACATGGACCACGGTGTGATGGACCCCATCTACGACACCAAGCAGGACGGGGAAGTCGTCGCGATGGTCGCCGAGAAGTTAGACGAGAAGATCCCGCCCGAGGAGCGCAACGTCGACTCCTACCGCGAGTACTTCGCGGAGTTCCTGGACGAGGACGGCGACCCCACGAGGTACATCCAGGAGGCGTTCGACGCCGGGATCACGACCCAGGACATCGACGTGGAGGACCTCCGGGACGGCCCAGAGCGGCTAAACCTCAAGACCTACCCGCGGATCCCGTTCTACTCGCAGGTCAACGACGACAGGCCGTTCTACACGAAGACCGGCCGGATAGAGTTCCACAAGGAGGAAGACCGGTTCATCGAACTCGGCCGCGACGACATCGACCACTTCGAGAGCCCGGAGGGGACGCCCTACGACACCGGGGAGACCTGGGAGGACGCGAAGGGCGGCACGAACGACCTCTACGAGGACGGCTACCAGTTCCACTACAACACCCCCCACCCGAAGTACCGGACCCACTCCTCGTGGGGGATGACCGACTGGAACCTCATCTGGGCCTCCCGGGACTTCGGGAGTCCCAACGCCGACCCCGAGGGGACCGAGCGGCTCGTCGACGACTTCTCGTTCCCGACCGGCGACGGCGAGGCCGACACCGCGCCGCCGCTGGGCGAGGCGTTCGTCGAGATGCACCCGAGCGACGCCGCGGACATCGGCGTCGAGAACGGCGACTACGTGAAGATCACCGGCGACCGCGGCGACCTGGTCATCCGGGTGATGGTCAGCGACCGCCAGCGGCCCAGCGACGCCGGCGACGTGGGCCAGTTGACCATCTGGCACGGCTGGTGGGAGCAGCACTTCCCCGACGAGTCGGACGACGAGGACGACGTGGTCGGCTACAACGTCGCCACGAACATCTGGCTGGACCCGATCCTGGAGACCGACGACGTGGTCCACAAGCCGACGTTCGGGGACCCGAACGTCAGCGACCTCGTCGACGAGGGGATCTCCTGGCACGGCTCCGCGTTCGCACAGGGCTACGAGGAGGCCGTCTGGGGACCGACCGGCGTCGAGCGCGACGCGCTGGTCAAAGTCGAGAAGTACGAGGAGGCGGACTGGAAGCCGGCCGACGCCCGACAGGACGACGCCTTCCAGTCGTACGTGAGCGGGTCGCTGCAGGACGGATCGAGCGGAGCGAACGGATCGAACGCGACTACGACGGAGAGTGACGACTGA
- a CDS encoding LEA type 2 family protein, translating to MVSRRRVKRVLAGSAAVLLAVGVVLAALVATGVLAAPAVGSVESEWGTVTAESTAIETTATVDNPNPVGVPGVVSVAYAARLNDVVLARGEKSGVGFPAGTSRLRLSTEMDNDRIADWWVAHVNDGETSELRVTATVSGPGFSRQVPAQRSTVETDLLGGFATGEARTVRFRGDPFLVVGNQTAAWGDANGSVTPLSVSSTVENVHDYPVTLDGVDYVVEMNNVTLAEGRQRSGIDVAPGETGTLDVRMGLDSAKMADWWATHVRAGERSTLSVALYGLVERDGGYERVPIRVYERSLELETDVLGGGAASVTARSPPERDTEFERPRIAGAAREWGAVTDDTTEIRTSVAIDNPNDERINDLLALETTQRTTINGIAVARGDHRTDGLDAGRSAFELVSAMNNSKVPAWWARHLNGGERSTVATTPAVRADLGFTTFDVAVPNRTSAFRTDLLAGMGGDAETVAVGGEPALVVRSEAAAWGHATPETAPILVNATLANERRVPVNVTAVDYRVALNDVVLADRTVPEHYRVAPGETRSVGFEMVLDNGRMDEWWVTHVRRGESTNVSVTVTATVETPRGSETVELDSLGRNGTMTTDVLG from the coding sequence ATGGTATCCAGACGCCGCGTCAAGCGGGTTCTCGCCGGGTCGGCGGCGGTCCTCCTGGCGGTCGGGGTCGTCCTGGCCGCCCTCGTCGCCACGGGCGTCCTCGCGGCGCCGGCCGTGGGGAGCGTCGAGAGCGAGTGGGGGACCGTGACGGCGGAGTCGACGGCCATCGAGACGACCGCGACGGTCGACAACCCCAACCCCGTCGGCGTCCCGGGCGTCGTCAGCGTGGCCTACGCGGCACGGCTCAACGACGTGGTGCTCGCTCGCGGCGAGAAGTCCGGCGTCGGGTTCCCGGCGGGGACGAGCCGGCTCCGGCTCTCGACCGAGATGGACAACGACCGGATCGCCGACTGGTGGGTCGCCCACGTGAACGACGGCGAGACCTCGGAGCTGCGGGTCACGGCGACGGTCTCCGGGCCCGGCTTCTCCCGGCAGGTCCCGGCCCAGCGCTCGACCGTCGAGACGGACCTGCTCGGCGGGTTCGCGACCGGCGAGGCGCGGACCGTCCGGTTCCGCGGCGACCCGTTCCTCGTCGTCGGAAACCAGACGGCCGCGTGGGGCGACGCGAACGGGTCGGTGACCCCCCTGTCGGTCTCCTCGACGGTCGAGAACGTCCACGACTACCCCGTCACGCTCGACGGCGTCGACTACGTCGTCGAGATGAACAACGTCACCCTGGCGGAGGGGCGCCAGCGCTCGGGGATCGACGTGGCTCCCGGCGAGACGGGCACCCTCGACGTGCGGATGGGCCTCGACTCGGCGAAGATGGCCGACTGGTGGGCCACCCACGTCCGGGCCGGCGAGCGGAGCACCCTCTCGGTGGCGCTGTACGGCCTCGTCGAGCGCGACGGCGGCTACGAGCGGGTGCCGATCCGGGTCTACGAGCGCTCGCTCGAACTGGAGACGGACGTGCTCGGCGGCGGCGCGGCGTCGGTGACCGCCCGGAGCCCGCCCGAGCGGGACACCGAGTTCGAGCGCCCGCGGATCGCCGGCGCCGCCCGCGAGTGGGGCGCTGTCACCGACGACACCACGGAGATCCGAACCAGCGTCGCCATCGACAACCCCAACGACGAGCGCATCAACGACCTGCTCGCGCTCGAAACCACCCAGCGCACGACTATCAACGGTATCGCCGTCGCGCGCGGCGACCACCGGACCGACGGCCTCGACGCCGGCCGGTCGGCGTTCGAACTCGTCTCGGCGATGAACAACTCGAAGGTGCCCGCCTGGTGGGCCCGCCACCTCAACGGCGGCGAGCGCTCGACGGTCGCCACCACTCCCGCCGTCCGCGCGGACCTCGGCTTCACGACGTTCGACGTGGCCGTCCCCAACCGCACGAGCGCGTTCCGGACCGACCTGCTGGCCGGGATGGGCGGCGACGCCGAGACCGTCGCCGTCGGCGGCGAACCCGCTCTGGTCGTCCGGTCCGAGGCCGCGGCGTGGGGGCACGCGACGCCCGAAACCGCCCCGATCCTCGTGAACGCGACGCTGGCGAACGAGCGGCGGGTCCCGGTGAACGTGACCGCCGTCGACTACCGCGTGGCGCTGAACGACGTGGTGCTGGCCGACCGGACGGTCCCCGAGCACTACCGCGTCGCCCCCGGCGAGACCCGCTCGGTCGGCTTCGAGATGGTCCTCGACAACGGCCGGATGGACGAGTGGTGGGTCACCCACGTCCGCCGCGGCGAGTCCACGAACGTCTCGGTCACCGTCACCGCGACCGTCGAGACGCCGCGCGGCTCCGAGACCGTCGAGCTCGACTCGCTGGGCCGCAACGGGACGATGACGACCGACGTGCTCGGCTGA
- a CDS encoding TorD/DmsD family molecular chaperone, whose amino-acid sequence MTRLDDADASSARSGIDSEAATDGSPAGGPATDDRDGDREARERLHSARATLYAAVGGAFCYPDVETRATLTAHDARDGVLQAAERLGLHDEAEAFLDAVADAAVSDLEAAYNDLFGLPDGGEYPVVPYEAHYTTGSDVGESQRRIAAVVGLMETFGVEPADDFAERQDHVAAELELMQVVAAQRAAAVHEGDDEAAARLADAERTVVDTHLAEFVPALAHDVDAAVGEDPADGERAYRAAARLAAELVKRDHAARGGDDEGDSEPDDAAGEVSDDGE is encoded by the coding sequence ATGACACGACTCGACGACGCGGACGCTTCGTCCGCACGGTCCGGCATCGACTCGGAAGCGGCGACCGACGGGTCGCCCGCCGGCGGCCCTGCGACCGACGACCGCGACGGCGACCGCGAGGCCCGCGAGCGGCTCCACAGCGCTCGGGCGACGCTGTACGCGGCGGTCGGGGGCGCCTTCTGCTACCCCGACGTAGAGACGCGGGCGACGCTGACCGCCCACGACGCCCGCGACGGCGTCCTGCAGGCGGCCGAGCGGCTCGGCCTCCACGACGAGGCCGAGGCGTTCCTCGATGCGGTGGCCGACGCCGCCGTCTCGGACCTGGAGGCGGCGTACAACGACCTGTTCGGCCTCCCCGACGGCGGGGAGTACCCGGTCGTCCCCTACGAGGCACACTACACGACCGGCTCGGACGTGGGCGAGTCCCAGCGCCGCATCGCGGCGGTCGTCGGGCTGATGGAGACGTTCGGCGTCGAGCCGGCCGACGACTTCGCCGAGCGCCAGGACCACGTCGCCGCCGAGCTGGAGCTGATGCAGGTCGTCGCCGCCCAGCGCGCCGCGGCGGTCCACGAGGGCGACGACGAGGCGGCCGCGCGGCTGGCCGACGCCGAGCGGACGGTCGTCGACACGCACCTCGCGGAGTTCGTCCCCGCGCTTGCCCACGACGTGGACGCGGCAGTCGGCGAGGACCCCGCCGACGGCGAGCGGGCCTACCGCGCGGCCGCGCGGCTGGCCGCCGAACTGGTCAAACGCGACCACGCGGCCCGCGGCGGGGACGACGAGGGAGATAGCGAACCCGACGACGCCGCCGGGGAGGTGAGCGACGATGGCGAGTGA
- a CDS encoding 4Fe-4S dicluster domain-containing protein, translating into MPQVENPQLGRSHDYPYERRDEERDYHWGMVVNTNRCINCNTCSFACKSTWTSGKGEEYMWWMNVETEPYGGYPMGWDMRLLDDLDSGETIYEAAESGERVRGYIADKEEWEYPALGDDQVHGEYPTGEVVESDVEEGEYHDIWQFYLPRLCNHCKNPACLAACPRQAIYKREEDGIVLLDQERCRGYRKCVKGCPYHKPMYNPETGVSEKPVGCYPRIEEGFVPRCVSSCIGKTRLHGNINRGPDAASPGGDAPGGRSPINYLVHSDEKVALPLYPQFGTRPQVFYMPPYHVPPEFLTQMFTPNTEEKRNDWPGDTYRESIEIVQERVRNPSHHVLGILQLFGATTKLIETYNVKEHRVKGWDRDGNKVVDVPFEEQLEVREGEMWTNQP; encoded by the coding sequence ATGCCACAGGTAGAGAACCCACAGCTCGGACGCAGCCACGACTACCCCTACGAGCGCCGCGACGAGGAGCGCGACTACCACTGGGGGATGGTCGTCAACACGAACCGCTGTATCAACTGCAACACCTGCTCCTTTGCCTGCAAGTCCACCTGGACTTCCGGCAAGGGCGAGGAGTACATGTGGTGGATGAACGTCGAGACCGAGCCCTACGGCGGCTACCCGATGGGCTGGGACATGCGCCTGCTCGACGACCTGGACTCCGGCGAGACCATCTACGAGGCCGCCGAGTCCGGCGAGCGCGTCCGCGGGTACATCGCCGACAAGGAGGAGTGGGAGTACCCCGCCCTGGGCGACGACCAGGTCCACGGCGAGTACCCCACCGGCGAGGTCGTCGAGAGCGACGTAGAGGAGGGCGAGTACCACGACATCTGGCAGTTCTACCTGCCCCGCCTGTGCAACCACTGCAAGAACCCCGCCTGTCTCGCCGCGTGTCCCCGCCAGGCCATCTACAAGCGCGAGGAGGACGGCATCGTCCTCTTAGACCAGGAACGGTGTCGGGGCTACCGCAAGTGCGTGAAGGGGTGTCCGTACCACAAGCCGATGTACAACCCCGAGACCGGCGTCTCGGAGAAGCCCGTCGGCTGTTACCCCCGCATCGAGGAGGGGTTCGTCCCCCGCTGTGTCTCCTCGTGTATCGGGAAGACGCGGCTGCACGGCAACATCAACCGCGGCCCCGACGCCGCGTCGCCGGGCGGGGACGCCCCCGGTGGGCGGTCGCCGATCAACTACCTCGTCCACTCCGACGAGAAAGTGGCGCTGCCCCTCTATCCGCAGTTCGGCACCCGGCCGCAGGTGTTCTACATGCCCCCCTACCACGTGCCGCCGGAGTTCCTCACGCAGATGTTCACGCCGAACACCGAGGAAAAGCGCAACGACTGGCCCGGCGACACCTACCGGGAGTCGATCGAGATCGTCCAGGAGCGCGTGCGCAACCCCTCCCACCACGTCCTCGGCATCCTCCAGCTGTTCGGCGCGACGACGAAGCTCATCGAGACGTACAACGTCAAGGAGCACCGCGTGAAGGGCTGGGACCGCGACGGCAACAAGGTCGTCGACGTGCCCTTCGAGGAACAGCTGGAGGTCAGAGAGGGCGAGATGTGGACCAACCAGCCATGA
- a CDS encoding HEAT repeat domain-containing protein has protein sequence MTEEYDNWSARGRAPADDEAGLRAALDDDQPRKRDAALALVDEADSGCDDPDCDETGLDDATVDALAETARSADDPDTRQFAVEALGVAGRGEETVAAALGDPDEWVRAEAVVALSRVDPGAADRLRAALEDDHGAVRRNALIALARTDAAGAETLVDRLKSDPSPAVREYAAQYLPDAAETERAVRLLAAVLARDPGSFVRAKAAEGLGDLGTDRAEEALEAHGLEDRSDDVRKTAERALARSKGVDPEEIDAAGPRGGPDGERPRPPGGADAPPGRVDDGPADGPRPVDGTGGRVGSHPGPDPRPQGYGDGPPREPRRDGSDSNHE, from the coding sequence ATGACCGAGGAATACGACAACTGGAGCGCACGCGGGCGGGCCCCGGCGGACGACGAGGCGGGGCTGCGCGCGGCCCTCGACGACGATCAGCCGCGCAAGCGCGACGCCGCGCTCGCGCTCGTCGACGAGGCCGACTCGGGCTGTGACGACCCCGACTGCGACGAGACCGGCCTCGACGACGCGACGGTCGACGCCCTCGCGGAGACGGCGCGGTCGGCCGACGACCCGGACACCCGGCAGTTCGCCGTTGAGGCGCTCGGCGTGGCCGGGCGGGGCGAGGAGACCGTCGCGGCCGCGCTCGGCGACCCCGACGAGTGGGTGCGCGCCGAGGCCGTGGTGGCGCTGTCGCGGGTCGACCCCGGCGCCGCCGACCGCCTGCGCGCGGCGCTGGAGGACGACCACGGCGCCGTCCGCCGGAACGCGCTCATCGCGCTGGCGCGGACCGACGCCGCCGGCGCGGAGACGCTGGTCGACCGGCTGAAGTCCGACCCCAGCCCCGCGGTCCGCGAGTACGCCGCCCAGTACCTGCCCGACGCGGCCGAGACCGAGCGGGCCGTCCGCCTGCTCGCGGCGGTGCTGGCCCGCGATCCGGGCTCGTTCGTCCGCGCGAAGGCCGCCGAGGGGCTCGGCGACCTCGGCACCGACCGCGCCGAGGAGGCTCTGGAGGCCCACGGCCTGGAGGACCGCAGCGACGACGTGCGGAAGACCGCCGAGCGAGCGCTGGCCCGCTCGAAGGGCGTCGACCCCGAGGAGATCGACGCCGCCGGGCCGCGCGGCGGACCGGACGGCGAGCGACCGCGCCCGCCCGGCGGGGCCGACGCACCGCCGGGACGCGTCGACGACGGGCCGGCCGACGGCCCCCGCCCGGTCGATGGCACGGGCGGCCGGGTGGGCTCTCACCCCGGTCCGGACCCGCGACCGCAGGGCTACGGGGACGGACCCCCCCGCGAACCCCGCCGCGACGGGAGTGATTCGAACCATGAGTGA
- a CDS encoding ethylbenzene dehydrogenase-related protein, protein MASDDPSGGPLAWLAGRVPLDRSAATRATTLAVVAVALLLAAQAAVAAAVTGGSQPLEQVQQVPSEPTAPAWEDAPTRTVSLNRQQMAPPFGGGSVDELDVQTVANGSHVAVRLSWEDPTMDANIASPRNFSDGAAVMLKAGNQPPITMGTAGTPVNIWYWRASWRHGPEQAPGSGDMYAYPHNDSVTMPGRQADNPLSRASYEDGAQNYYAKGYGSLSYAPAQPVDATGERTDDGWRVTFVRNRTGAGQYDAPLTDEQVYVAFAVWNGSADEANGQKSLTLQYSTLDPDTGNLSVPDTGGAASGSVLQVGGGNETDGADGRALAIPGFVGGVVLAAVLVWLVTYWRAV, encoded by the coding sequence ATGGCGAGTGACGATCCGTCCGGCGGGCCGCTCGCGTGGCTGGCCGGTCGGGTGCCGCTCGACCGGAGCGCGGCGACGCGGGCGACCACGCTCGCGGTCGTGGCGGTCGCGCTCCTGCTCGCGGCCCAGGCCGCGGTCGCCGCGGCGGTGACCGGCGGGAGCCAGCCGCTCGAACAGGTCCAGCAGGTGCCCTCCGAGCCGACGGCGCCGGCCTGGGAGGACGCGCCGACGCGGACGGTGTCGCTGAACCGCCAGCAGATGGCGCCACCGTTCGGCGGCGGGAGCGTCGACGAGCTCGACGTGCAGACGGTCGCCAACGGGAGCCACGTCGCGGTGCGGCTCTCGTGGGAGGACCCGACGATGGACGCCAACATCGCCTCGCCGAGAAACTTCAGCGACGGCGCGGCGGTGATGCTCAAGGCCGGGAACCAGCCGCCGATCACGATGGGCACCGCCGGGACGCCGGTGAACATCTGGTACTGGCGGGCCAGCTGGCGCCACGGCCCCGAGCAGGCGCCCGGTAGCGGCGACATGTACGCCTACCCGCACAACGACTCGGTGACGATGCCCGGCCGGCAGGCCGACAATCCGCTCTCGCGGGCCAGCTACGAGGACGGCGCGCAGAACTACTACGCGAAGGGCTACGGCTCGCTGAGCTACGCGCCGGCCCAGCCGGTCGACGCGACCGGCGAGCGCACCGACGACGGCTGGCGGGTCACCTTCGTCCGCAACCGCACGGGCGCCGGGCAGTACGACGCGCCGCTGACCGACGAGCAGGTGTACGTCGCCTTCGCCGTCTGGAACGGCAGCGCCGACGAGGCCAACGGCCAGAAGTCGCTCACGCTGCAGTACTCGACGCTCGACCCCGACACGGGCAACCTCTCGGTGCCCGATACGGGCGGCGCGGCGAGCGGGAGCGTCCTGCAGGTCGGCGGTGGCAACGAGACCGACGGCGCCGACGGCCGGGCGCTGGCCATTCCCGGCTTCGTCGGTGGGGTCGTCCTCGCGGCGGTGCTCGTCTGGCTGGTCACCTACTGGAGGGCAGTATGA